A stretch of Janibacter endophyticus DNA encodes these proteins:
- a CDS encoding acetyl/propionyl/methylcrotonyl-CoA carboxylase subunit alpha, giving the protein MTTPTTTPITSVLVANRGEIARRVFATARRRGLATVAVHSDADADGLHVGDADAAIHLPGNAPGETYLRSDLVIEAAQRAGADAIHPGYGFLSENADFAQAVMDAGLTWIGPDPEAIRVMGSKIASKEKMREAGVPVLEQLEPSAITQDDLPVLVKASAGGGGRGMRVVRTLAELESAVESASAEAGSAFGDATVFCERYLETGHHVEVQVMADRHGTVWALGERECSLQRRHQKVVEEAPSPLVERVGPQMREALLSAGRAAAAAVGYVGAGTVEFLATEDGSFYFLEMNTRLQVEHPVTECVTGVDLVGLQLDVAEGRPLVGDEPTMTGWSIEARIYAEDPADGWTPQTGTVATFDVPGVRAEFDLPPSHGVRLDAGYGAGSVVSTHYDAMLAKVITWAPTREVAARELASTLRRSRVHGVTTNRDLLVATLLHPEVLAGTADTGFYDAHGPAELTAGSGLSPELGAVAAALADAAAGRPSLGGLAGMTPGFRNVGGGLFRRRGYAVGEAEISVGYRLGRDGLEVESLPEGVESLALVSHDADRVVLLVDGVRRTFEVSRHPVAGQDEPGVAVDSALGSVELRTLPRFVDPSAQAPEGALVAPMPGAVVRVAVEVGDTVTAGQPLMWLEAMKMEHPVAAPAAGTVTEVMVTVGQQVEQGTSLAVVESTEEDAA; this is encoded by the coding sequence ATGACGACCCCCACAACCACCCCCATCACCAGCGTCCTCGTCGCCAACCGCGGCGAGATCGCCCGCCGGGTCTTCGCCACCGCGCGCCGCCGCGGGCTCGCGACCGTGGCGGTCCACTCCGACGCGGACGCCGACGGCCTGCACGTCGGTGACGCTGACGCGGCGATCCACCTGCCGGGCAACGCGCCCGGCGAGACCTACCTGCGCAGCGACCTCGTCATCGAGGCGGCGCAGCGGGCCGGCGCCGACGCGATCCACCCCGGCTACGGCTTCCTCTCCGAGAACGCCGACTTCGCCCAGGCCGTCATGGACGCCGGACTGACCTGGATCGGCCCGGACCCCGAGGCGATCCGCGTCATGGGCTCCAAGATCGCCTCGAAGGAGAAGATGCGCGAGGCCGGAGTGCCGGTCCTCGAGCAGCTCGAGCCGTCGGCGATCACGCAGGACGATCTGCCCGTGCTCGTCAAGGCCTCCGCCGGTGGCGGCGGTCGTGGCATGCGGGTCGTGCGCACGCTCGCCGAGCTGGAGAGCGCGGTCGAGTCCGCGTCGGCCGAGGCGGGGTCGGCCTTCGGTGACGCGACGGTCTTCTGCGAGCGGTACCTCGAGACCGGCCACCACGTCGAGGTGCAGGTCATGGCCGACCGGCACGGCACGGTGTGGGCGCTCGGCGAGCGGGAGTGCTCGCTGCAGCGGCGCCATCAGAAGGTCGTCGAGGAGGCTCCCTCGCCGCTCGTCGAGCGGGTCGGACCGCAGATGCGCGAGGCGCTGCTGTCGGCGGGGCGGGCTGCCGCCGCGGCGGTCGGGTACGTCGGCGCGGGCACCGTGGAGTTCCTCGCGACCGAGGACGGATCCTTCTACTTCCTCGAGATGAACACGCGCCTGCAGGTCGAGCACCCGGTCACCGAGTGCGTCACCGGGGTCGACCTCGTCGGGCTGCAGCTCGACGTCGCCGAGGGCCGCCCGCTCGTCGGCGACGAGCCGACGATGACCGGCTGGTCGATCGAGGCGCGGATCTACGCTGAGGACCCGGCCGACGGCTGGACCCCGCAGACCGGCACCGTGGCCACCTTCGACGTGCCGGGCGTGCGCGCCGAGTTCGACCTGCCGCCCTCGCACGGGGTCCGGCTCGACGCCGGCTACGGCGCGGGCTCGGTCGTCTCGACCCACTACGACGCGATGCTCGCGAAGGTCATCACCTGGGCGCCGACCCGGGAGGTGGCGGCGCGTGAGCTCGCCTCGACCCTGCGGCGCAGCCGGGTCCACGGCGTGACGACGAACCGTGACCTGCTCGTCGCGACCCTCCTGCACCCCGAGGTCCTCGCGGGCACGGCGGACACGGGCTTCTACGACGCCCATGGGCCGGCCGAGCTCACCGCGGGCAGCGGCCTCTCCCCCGAGCTGGGCGCCGTCGCCGCCGCGCTGGCCGACGCCGCCGCGGGCCGCCCTTCGCTCGGTGGGCTGGCCGGGATGACCCCGGGCTTCCGCAACGTCGGCGGTGGGCTCTTCCGCCGGCGCGGGTACGCCGTCGGCGAGGCCGAGATCTCGGTCGGCTACCGGCTGGGGCGTGACGGCCTCGAGGTCGAGTCCCTGCCCGAAGGGGTGGAGAGCCTCGCCCTGGTGAGCCACGACGCCGACCGGGTGGTGCTGCTCGTCGACGGCGTGCGGCGCACCTTCGAGGTCTCGCGGCACCCGGTCGCCGGCCAGGACGAGCCCGGTGTCGCCGTCGACTCCGCGCTCGGCTCGGTCGAGCTGCGGACGCTGCCGCGGTTCGTCGACCCGTCGGCTCAGGCCCCGGAGGGCGCGCTCGTCGCGCCGATGCCGGGTGCGGTCGTCCGGGTCGCGGTCGAGGTCGGCGACACCGTCACCGCCGGGCAGCCGCTCATGTGGCTCGAGGCGATGAAGATGGAGCACCCGGTCGCCGCGCCCGCAGCCGGTACCGTCACGGAGGTCATGGTCACCGTCGGCCAGCAGGTCGAGCAGGGCACGAGCCTGGCCGTCGTCGAGAGCACCGAGGAGGACGCAGCATGA
- a CDS encoding endonuclease/exonuclease/phosphatase family protein — protein sequence MTQRQTTPPAERQVWAVAALVWLLVELMRGWTPLLITVFGRAAETPPELIGLFALAVTALPLVVLGLAADRLSSRAAAPALVLAALLARLLLPLLSGRLLLAVATLGVMLALTALALTAARLGRALVPGLFTGLAAGATTHAALGTWGAVHRLDVAGSVVTALLVAAVVTTLRGHREGAPRPAPLRLAWVVLPVLLVAGIALANPARGLVAGSVGAMLVVAATAAAALLARRAWPLPHRAVAGVVVVAATAASMLRDPLDAVVLLALLVGMPALAVLLSDGRSGSASPTHVARAVGSSAVVFTVLLFAFYAGYDMGYRADWVVVAVAVAVVAVALLPPPPETVTTAGLALPSRAATVVVVAALVAGVGPFVTVRALDDARPPTDGTVRVAAWNLRMGYGMDGTFRPAEVARVLREEGSDVVLLSEIDRGWLLNGGQDQLGVLARLLGFEMAFGPAGDQVWGDAILSRWPLDDVRGERLPGYDSLTGATALSATVTPPKGSKVRVVATHLQPDSEGEDPTLRQARDVAAIAKGVTGPVVVGGDFNFQPGSGSWQAMLDAGLTDALAAARPLRTARSDELTEEIDHVFVRGLTAASPRAPESLLSDHLPIVVNLRVAAPASD from the coding sequence ATGACGCAGCGCCAGACGACCCCGCCCGCGGAGCGGCAGGTCTGGGCGGTCGCCGCGCTCGTGTGGCTGCTCGTCGAGCTGATGCGGGGCTGGACGCCGCTGCTCATCACGGTCTTCGGCCGCGCGGCGGAGACGCCGCCGGAGCTCATCGGGCTCTTCGCGCTCGCCGTCACCGCGCTGCCGCTCGTCGTCCTCGGTCTCGCCGCGGACCGGCTGTCGTCACGCGCCGCCGCCCCCGCGCTGGTCCTCGCTGCGCTCCTCGCGCGCCTGCTCCTCCCCCTGCTCTCGGGCCGGCTCCTGCTCGCCGTCGCCACCCTCGGCGTGATGCTCGCCCTGACCGCGCTCGCGCTGACCGCCGCCCGGCTCGGCCGGGCGCTCGTGCCGGGCCTCTTCACCGGGCTCGCCGCGGGTGCGACGACCCACGCCGCCCTCGGGACCTGGGGTGCGGTGCACCGGCTCGACGTCGCTGGGTCGGTCGTCACGGCCCTCCTCGTCGCGGCGGTCGTCACCACCCTCCGAGGCCATCGCGAAGGGGCCCCCCGGCCGGCCCCCCTTCGTCTCGCCTGGGTCGTCCTGCCGGTCCTCCTCGTCGCGGGCATCGCCCTGGCCAACCCGGCCCGCGGGCTCGTCGCGGGCTCGGTCGGCGCGATGCTCGTCGTCGCGGCCACCGCCGCCGCGGCCCTCCTCGCCCGGCGCGCCTGGCCGCTCCCCCACCGGGCCGTCGCCGGCGTCGTGGTCGTCGCCGCCACCGCGGCGTCGATGCTCCGCGACCCGCTCGACGCGGTGGTCCTGCTCGCCCTGCTCGTCGGCATGCCCGCGCTGGCAGTGCTGCTCTCCGACGGCCGATCCGGGAGCGCCTCGCCGACACACGTAGCCCGCGCGGTCGGGTCGAGCGCGGTGGTCTTTACGGTGCTGCTCTTCGCCTTCTACGCCGGGTACGACATGGGCTACCGCGCGGACTGGGTGGTCGTGGCGGTCGCGGTGGCCGTCGTGGCCGTCGCCCTCCTGCCACCGCCGCCCGAGACGGTCACGACCGCCGGCCTGGCCCTCCCTTCGCGCGCGGCGACGGTCGTCGTCGTGGCTGCCCTGGTGGCGGGGGTCGGCCCCTTCGTCACCGTCCGTGCCCTCGACGACGCGAGGCCGCCCACCGACGGCACCGTCCGCGTCGCCGCGTGGAACCTGCGGATGGGCTACGGCATGGACGGCACCTTCCGCCCGGCCGAGGTGGCGCGGGTGCTGCGCGAGGAGGGCAGTGACGTCGTGCTGCTCAGCGAGATCGACCGGGGGTGGTTGCTCAACGGCGGTCAGGACCAGCTCGGGGTGCTCGCGCGGCTGCTCGGCTTCGAGATGGCCTTCGGACCGGCCGGCGACCAGGTCTGGGGGGACGCGATCCTCAGCCGGTGGCCGCTGGACGACGTCCGGGGCGAGCGGCTCCCCGGCTACGACTCGCTGACCGGCGCGACGGCGCTCAGCGCGACCGTCACCCCGCCGAAGGGGTCGAAGGTCCGGGTGGTCGCGACCCACCTCCAGCCGGACTCGGAGGGCGAGGACCCGACGCTGCGGCAGGCCCGTGACGTCGCGGCGATCGCGAAGGGGGTGACCGGTCCCGTCGTCGTCGGCGGTGACTTCAACTTCCAGCCGGGCAGCGGGTCGTGGCAGGCGATGCTCGACGCCGGGCTGACCGATGCCCTGGCCGCTGCGCGTCCGCTGCGGACCGCGCGCAGCGACGAGCTGACCGAGGAGATCGACCACGTCTTCGTCCGAGGGCTGACGGCCGCATCGCCCCGCGCCCCGGAGTCGCTGCTGTCGGACCACCTGCCGATCGTCGTCAACCTCCGGGTTGCAGCCCCGGCCAGCGACTGA
- a CDS encoding type II toxin-antitoxin system TacA family antitoxin yields the protein MTTKSERLNLRCSAESLALLREAAEAQGQDLTSFVMGASLERARVVLAEQRVLRLSPAAVAQLEAALDAEAEPSAQLASLVRAVNGVDSTVTADFLADRDQPAARARTGL from the coding sequence ATGACGACAAAGAGCGAGCGACTCAACCTGCGGTGCAGTGCCGAATCATTGGCGTTGCTGCGTGAGGCGGCGGAGGCGCAGGGCCAGGACCTCACGTCGTTCGTCATGGGGGCGTCCCTCGAACGTGCTCGTGTGGTCCTGGCCGAGCAGCGTGTTCTGAGGCTGTCACCCGCGGCGGTCGCACAGCTCGAGGCGGCGCTCGACGCGGAGGCGGAGCCAAGCGCGCAGCTGGCCTCGCTCGTTCGGGCGGTCAACGGTGTCGACTCGACGGTGACTGCTGACTTCCTTGCTGACCGCGATCAGCCGGCGGCCCGGGCCAGGACCGGCCTGTAA
- a CDS encoding enoyl-CoA hydratase family protein: MSEQAAPERRVAVGTEGGVMTLALDSPHNRNALSNQLVRELTEGLAAADADESVRCVVLTHTGGTFCAGADLTEATEGGTDDPARERAEQLVDLLEAIVRCGKPVIGRIDGHVRAGGMGLVASCDMVVAGPSSTFALTEAKLGLAAAVISIPVLARLDDRSASRWLLTAATFDAAEAQRIGLITQAAEDVDAGVTALTDELLQCSPQGLRETKVLLTHALLEAFAAGRDRVAEQSSRLFQSEEAQEGMIAFLQRRPPRWAPGAQG, from the coding sequence ATGAGCGAGCAGGCTGCACCCGAGCGCCGAGTCGCCGTGGGCACCGAGGGCGGGGTCATGACCCTGGCCCTGGACTCGCCGCACAACCGCAACGCGCTGTCCAACCAGCTCGTCCGCGAGCTCACCGAGGGGCTGGCCGCGGCGGACGCCGACGAGTCGGTGCGCTGCGTCGTGCTCACGCACACCGGTGGCACCTTCTGCGCCGGCGCGGACCTCACCGAGGCGACCGAGGGTGGCACCGACGACCCCGCCCGGGAGCGTGCCGAGCAGCTCGTCGACCTCCTCGAGGCGATCGTGCGGTGCGGCAAGCCGGTCATCGGTCGCATCGACGGGCACGTGCGGGCCGGCGGCATGGGGCTCGTCGCCTCGTGCGACATGGTCGTCGCCGGGCCGTCGTCGACCTTCGCGCTCACCGAGGCGAAGCTCGGGCTCGCGGCAGCGGTCATCTCGATCCCCGTGCTCGCCCGCCTCGACGACCGCTCCGCCTCGCGCTGGCTGCTCACCGCGGCGACGTTCGACGCCGCGGAGGCGCAGCGCATCGGGCTCATCACGCAGGCTGCGGAGGACGTCGACGCGGGTGTGACCGCGCTGACCGACGAGCTGCTCCAGTGCTCCCCGCAGGGGCTGCGCGAGACCAAGGTGCTGCTGACCCACGCCCTGCTCGAGGCCTTCGCCGCCGGGCGTGACCGGGTGGCCGAGCAGTCCTCGCGGCTCTTCCAGAGCGAGGAGGCCCAGGAGGGGATGATCGCCTTCCTCCAACGGCGACCGCCGCGCTGGGCGCCCGGGGCCCAGGGCTGA
- a CDS encoding IMPACT family protein has translation MAGGEPPRAPSSYRTVAADAWGEVEDRGSRFRCRIVRTATEAEARAVIDEQRRAHHDARHTCSAFILGPDGRTERSNDDGEPAGTAGTPMLDVLRGSGYRDVTAVVTRWFGGTLLGAGGLVRAYGDAVRTALDDARPLERRLVHEHTLAVGHADAGRVEHELRSAGLVVTGTDYAERATLHVAVAPGEEARLAAVVASATSGEGVAVPGEKRWVDV, from the coding sequence ATGGCAGGCGGCGAACCCCCGCGGGCCCCGTCGTCCTACCGCACTGTGGCGGCCGATGCGTGGGGTGAGGTCGAGGACCGGGGGTCACGCTTCCGCTGCCGGATCGTGCGTACCGCCACCGAGGCCGAGGCCCGCGCCGTCATCGACGAACAGCGGCGCGCGCACCACGACGCCCGGCACACGTGCAGCGCCTTCATCCTCGGCCCCGACGGACGCACCGAGCGCTCCAACGACGACGGCGAACCCGCCGGCACCGCCGGCACCCCGATGCTCGACGTCCTCCGCGGCTCCGGGTACCGCGACGTTACCGCCGTCGTCACCCGCTGGTTCGGCGGGACCCTCCTCGGCGCCGGCGGGCTCGTCCGCGCCTACGGCGACGCCGTCCGCACAGCCCTCGACGACGCCCGGCCGCTCGAGCGCCGGCTCGTCCACGAGCACACCCTCGCCGTCGGCCATGCCGACGCCGGCCGGGTCGAGCACGAGCTGCGCAGCGCCGGGCTCGTCGTCACCGGCACCGACTACGCCGAGCGGGCGACCCTGCACGTCGCCGTCGCGCCGGGGGAGGAGGCGCGTCTCGCCGCGGTCGTCGCCTCCGCGACCTCGGGCGAAGGGGTGGCCGTCCCGGGCGAGAAGCGCTGGGTGGACGTCTGA
- a CDS encoding pyridoxine/pyridoxamine 5'-phosphate oxidase, whose protein sequence is MSIADRLRTIPSLTGTAPDLDALPSDPHDLFTDWLGTAVVGGVPEPIAVTLATVDADGIPDARTLLLKDVDERGWAFAGTASSRKAAQLTANPAAALSLWRQPQMRAIRIRGPVVQASHEECQADLAARSPQARATVPPGEWRVWRVQPQRIEYWQGSPDRQHIRIIYGRDGDGWTRTVDRGENAR, encoded by the coding sequence ATGAGCATCGCCGACCGGCTCCGGACCATCCCTTCGCTCACCGGTACCGCCCCCGACCTCGACGCGCTCCCTTCGGACCCGCACGACCTCTTCACCGACTGGCTCGGCACGGCCGTCGTAGGTGGCGTCCCTGAGCCGATCGCCGTCACCCTCGCCACCGTCGATGCTGACGGCATCCCCGACGCGCGCACCCTCCTGCTCAAGGACGTCGACGAGCGAGGGTGGGCCTTCGCCGGCACCGCCTCCTCCCGCAAGGCCGCTCAGCTCACCGCGAACCCCGCCGCAGCCCTCAGCCTGTGGAGGCAGCCGCAGATGCGCGCCATCCGCATCCGCGGACCCGTCGTCCAGGCGAGCCACGAGGAGTGCCAGGCCGACCTCGCCGCCCGCAGCCCCCAGGCCCGCGCCACCGTGCCGCCGGGGGAGTGGCGGGTCTGGCGCGTCCAGCCCCAGCGCATCGAGTACTGGCAGGGCTCGCCCGACCGGCAGCACATCCGGATCATCTACGGACGCGACGGCGACGGGTGGACCCGCACCGTCGACCGCGGCGAGAACGCGCGCTAG
- a CDS encoding TetR/AcrR family transcriptional regulator — protein MSTTTEPKQDRSRATRQRLLEAAVTCLATKGWEAATVSVIAAEAGISRGAVQHHYPTREDLVLAALRFIFDERKAQIEATQISRKTGRARVHEVVALMVDVYGGELFRAALQVWTVAAADPHLRDAVQPMERTFAREVHEMAVRLLEVDDADPQSRALIQATLDLSRGLALANLITDDSKRRRRVVATWADQLADALGVTD, from the coding sequence ATGAGCACGACGACCGAGCCGAAGCAGGACCGCAGCCGAGCCACCCGGCAGCGGCTCCTCGAGGCGGCCGTGACCTGCCTCGCGACGAAGGGGTGGGAGGCCGCGACCGTCTCGGTCATCGCCGCGGAGGCGGGGATCAGCCGGGGCGCCGTGCAGCACCACTACCCGACCCGCGAGGACCTCGTGCTCGCCGCGCTGCGCTTCATCTTCGACGAGCGCAAGGCGCAGATCGAGGCGACGCAGATCTCCCGCAAGACCGGTCGGGCCCGGGTGCACGAGGTCGTCGCGCTCATGGTCGACGTGTACGGCGGCGAGCTCTTCCGTGCTGCGCTGCAGGTGTGGACGGTCGCCGCGGCCGACCCGCACCTGCGGGATGCGGTGCAGCCGATGGAGCGGACCTTCGCCCGGGAGGTGCACGAGATGGCGGTGCGTCTGCTCGAGGTCGACGACGCCGACCCGCAGAGCCGGGCACTCATCCAGGCCACCCTCGACCTCTCCCGCGGGCTCGCGCTGGCCAACCTCATCACGGACGACTCCAAGCGCCGCCGCCGCGTCGTCGCCACGTGGGCCGACCAGCTCGCCGACGCCCTCGGCGTCACCGACTGA
- a CDS encoding SulP family inorganic anion transporter, which produces MTAAALRGLLPHRSDYADVRRTWKGDLAAGATVGIVALPLALAFGISSGAGAAAGLVTAVVAGLVAAVFGGSNIQISGPTGAMAVVLVPIVGEHGVAAVALVGILAGLALVAAGLLGLGQLIGLVPWPVIAGFTAGIGAIIFLQQVPLVLDSSGAVGRRPVAAALDAVQSADWTAAGWPVLVVLVVVGIMLLLGRLAPRLPGSLLAIVLVTVLAELGDLPLARIGELPSSLPAPAVPSLEPEVISAVLGAAVAVAALSAIESLLSARVAVDLSGDARYNPDRELVGQGLACVASGSFGGIPATGAIARTAVAVRSGGQTRLVAISHSVVLLGVIYLASGPVSRIPMAALAAVLMLTAVRMIPYQEVRTILRSTRADAIVLVLTMAVTVLVDLIEAVQLGIGVAAVFALLAVARTSGVRREEITSAPIAEDERIAVYRLSGSMFFGAAERVRSEVSAEGSIEVVILAFSELRTLDATGANTLAEIVRALESQGVTVLIKGVPAAHLPLMQSVGVIDSLRHQRHLFDTFPPALEHARSHVRRSAQSRWSQERPAPVP; this is translated from the coding sequence ATGACTGCCGCCGCCCTGCGCGGGTTGCTGCCGCACCGCTCCGACTACGCCGACGTCCGCCGGACGTGGAAGGGCGACCTCGCTGCCGGCGCGACCGTCGGCATCGTCGCCCTGCCGCTGGCGCTCGCCTTCGGGATCAGCTCTGGTGCGGGCGCCGCCGCCGGTCTGGTCACCGCGGTCGTCGCCGGTCTGGTCGCCGCGGTCTTCGGTGGCTCGAACATCCAGATCTCCGGGCCGACCGGAGCCATGGCCGTCGTCCTCGTGCCGATCGTCGGCGAGCACGGCGTCGCGGCGGTGGCACTCGTCGGCATCCTCGCCGGCCTGGCGCTCGTCGCCGCGGGGCTGCTCGGCCTGGGTCAGCTCATCGGGCTCGTCCCGTGGCCGGTCATCGCCGGCTTCACCGCCGGGATCGGCGCGATCATCTTCCTCCAGCAGGTCCCGCTCGTCCTCGACTCCTCCGGTGCGGTCGGCCGACGCCCGGTCGCCGCGGCGCTCGACGCGGTGCAGTCCGCCGACTGGACGGCCGCGGGCTGGCCCGTGCTCGTCGTCCTCGTGGTCGTCGGGATCATGCTCCTGCTCGGTCGGCTCGCTCCTCGCCTGCCCGGGTCCCTGCTCGCGATCGTCCTCGTCACCGTGCTCGCGGAGCTCGGCGACCTGCCCCTGGCGCGGATCGGCGAGCTGCCCTCCTCCCTGCCCGCCCCCGCGGTGCCGTCGCTCGAGCCCGAGGTGATCTCCGCCGTGCTCGGTGCGGCCGTCGCCGTCGCGGCGCTGTCGGCGATCGAGTCGCTGCTGTCCGCGCGGGTCGCCGTCGACCTCTCCGGGGACGCCCGGTACAACCCCGACCGCGAGCTCGTTGGGCAGGGTCTGGCATGCGTCGCCTCCGGCTCCTTCGGTGGCATCCCGGCGACCGGGGCGATCGCCCGCACGGCGGTGGCCGTGCGCTCCGGCGGTCAGACCCGCCTCGTGGCGATCTCGCACTCCGTCGTGCTGCTCGGCGTCATCTACCTCGCCTCCGGGCCGGTCTCACGCATCCCCATGGCGGCCCTGGCCGCGGTGCTCATGCTCACCGCGGTCCGGATGATCCCCTACCAGGAGGTCCGCACGATCCTGCGGAGCACGCGAGCCGACGCGATCGTCCTCGTCCTCACCATGGCCGTCACCGTGCTCGTCGACCTCATCGAGGCCGTGCAGCTCGGGATCGGGGTCGCGGCGGTCTTCGCGCTCCTCGCGGTGGCCCGAACCAGCGGCGTCCGCCGGGAGGAGATCACCTCGGCGCCCATCGCCGAGGACGAGCGGATCGCGGTATACCGCCTCAGCGGATCGATGTTCTTCGGCGCGGCCGAGCGGGTCCGCAGCGAGGTCAGCGCCGAGGGGAGCATCGAGGTCGTCATCCTCGCCTTCTCCGAGCTGCGCACGCTCGACGCCACCGGCGCCAACACGCTCGCCGAGATCGTCCGCGCCCTGGAGAGCCAGGGGGTGACGGTGCTCATCAAGGGTGTCCCCGCAGCCCACCTCCCGCTCATGCAGAGCGTCGGCGTCATCGACTCCCTGCGGCACCAGCGGCACCTCTTCGACACCTTCCCGCCAGCGCTCGAGCACGCCCGCAGCCACGTGCGCCGCTCGGCGCAGTCTCGGTGGTCTCAGGAGCGGCCGGCTCCCGTCCCCTGA
- a CDS encoding type II toxin-antitoxin system VapB family antitoxin has translation MAMNIKNARVHALAREAAERTGTTQTSALEAALESYLAGLDSSDDPVAERIARAQELAAQITESWTDADREAVRRHLAGMYDEDGLPA, from the coding sequence ATGGCGATGAACATCAAGAACGCCCGAGTCCATGCCCTGGCGCGTGAGGCTGCCGAGAGGACCGGTACGACCCAGACGAGTGCGCTCGAAGCCGCACTCGAGAGCTACCTCGCCGGACTCGACAGCTCCGATGACCCGGTGGCCGAGCGGATCGCCCGGGCCCAGGAACTCGCCGCACAGATCACCGAGTCCTGGACAGACGCCGACCGGGAGGCCGTGCGCCGGCACCTCGCAGGGATGTACGACGAGGACGGGCTGCCCGCATGA
- a CDS encoding type II toxin-antitoxin system VapC family toxin, with product MIIDTSAVMAVLLQEREADRILAAIAAAERPRMSAATYVECGIVLDRRTRPAGRRRFDELLTVLRVEVVDLTREQAELAREAHRDFGQGTGSAAGLNLGDCFTYALAATTGEPVIFVGDDFAATDLSAAEY from the coding sequence ATGATCATCGACACCTCGGCCGTCATGGCAGTCCTCCTGCAGGAACGCGAGGCGGATCGCATCCTTGCCGCCATCGCGGCGGCCGAGCGCCCTCGGATGTCCGCGGCGACCTACGTCGAGTGCGGCATCGTCCTGGACCGGCGGACCAGGCCCGCAGGCCGCCGTCGGTTCGACGAGCTGCTCACGGTCCTCCGGGTCGAGGTCGTCGACCTCACGCGCGAGCAGGCGGAGCTGGCCCGTGAGGCACACCGCGACTTCGGCCAGGGGACGGGATCGGCAGCCGGGCTGAACCTCGGCGACTGCTTCACCTACGCGCTCGCCGCCACGACCGGCGAGCCGGTCATCTTCGTCGGCGACGACTTCGCTGCGACGGACCTGTCCGCAGCCGAGTACTGA
- a CDS encoding DUF1028 domain-containing protein has translation MTFSIVARDGDAWGVVVASKFLSAGAVVPQVEMGVGAVATQAMARVAYRGELLAALARGESAQAALDAAVAADAGRGDRQVGVVGDGGAASWTGPGCMPWAGGRTGEGVSSAYAIQGNILVGPEVVEEMERAWLASAGDPLDARLLAALLAGDAAGGDARGRQSAAILAYEPGTGYDRCGVLADLRVDDHPDAPAELARIHSLHTLYFGAPEGVAPLEGELREEVTGLLVQVRARSADAAESVEATLEWWMGEVNLETRHALVGSTPACSRSCGGRRLSAARASARSRRGRRCGSTRRRRVRR, from the coding sequence ATGACCTTCTCGATCGTGGCCAGGGACGGGGACGCGTGGGGCGTCGTGGTGGCGAGCAAGTTCCTCTCGGCGGGTGCGGTCGTCCCGCAGGTCGAGATGGGGGTCGGCGCGGTCGCCACCCAGGCGATGGCCCGGGTGGCGTACCGGGGCGAGCTGCTCGCGGCGCTGGCGCGGGGCGAGTCCGCGCAGGCGGCGCTCGATGCCGCGGTGGCCGCGGACGCCGGACGCGGTGACCGTCAGGTCGGGGTGGTCGGCGATGGCGGTGCCGCGTCGTGGACGGGGCCGGGGTGCATGCCGTGGGCGGGTGGACGCACGGGCGAAGGGGTGAGCTCGGCCTACGCGATCCAGGGCAACATCCTCGTCGGTCCGGAGGTCGTGGAGGAGATGGAGCGGGCCTGGCTGGCGTCGGCGGGCGACCCGCTCGACGCGCGGCTGCTCGCGGCGCTGCTCGCCGGGGACGCGGCGGGTGGGGATGCGCGGGGCCGGCAGTCGGCGGCGATCCTCGCCTACGAGCCGGGCACGGGGTACGACCGGTGCGGGGTGCTGGCGGACCTGCGGGTCGACGATCACCCGGACGCCCCGGCCGAGCTCGCGCGGATCCACTCCCTGCACACGCTGTACTTCGGCGCTCCCGAGGGCGTCGCGCCGCTCGAAGGCGAGCTGCGTGAGGAGGTCACGGGACTGCTCGTGCAGGTCCGTGCCCGGTCGGCGGACGCGGCGGAGTCGGTCGAGGCGACGCTGGAGTGGTGGATGGGCGAGGTCAACCTCGAGACCCGGCACGCGCTGGTGGGATCGACGCCCGCGTGCTCGAGGAGCTGCGGCGGGAGGCGGCTGAGCGCAGCGCGGGCTAGCGCGCGTTCTCGCCGCGGTCGACGGTGCGGGTCCACCCGTCGCCGTCGCGTCCGTAGATGA
- a CDS encoding ArsR/SmtB family transcription factor, with translation MPGPPADAPLYEIKANLFKALAHPARIRVLEILVAADAPVPVSTLLAETELEASLLSQHLGVLRRHHVVTSTRTGNTVTCELAYPQVATLLGSAREFLLAHLDAQHERLALAVESGGAR, from the coding sequence ATGCCTGGACCTCCTGCCGACGCCCCGCTCTACGAGATCAAGGCCAACCTCTTCAAGGCGTTGGCCCACCCCGCCCGGATCCGCGTGCTCGAGATCCTCGTCGCCGCCGACGCCCCGGTCCCCGTGAGCACGCTGCTCGCCGAGACCGAGCTCGAGGCGTCGCTGCTCTCGCAGCACCTCGGCGTCCTGCGGCGGCACCACGTGGTGACCTCGACCCGCACCGGCAACACCGTGACCTGCGAGCTCGCCTACCCCCAGGTCGCCACCCTGCTCGGCAGCGCGCGCGAGTTCCTGCTGGCCCACCTCGACGCCCAGCACGAGCGGCTCGCGCTGGCCGTCGAGTCCGGTGGCGCACGATGA